The Streptosporangiales bacterium genomic interval ACCACGTCGTCGAGGGTGGCGCCGGCCGCGGCCAGCATGCGCTGCAGGCTGCGCATGATCTCCCTCGCCTGGCCGGCGGCGTCGCCCACGGCGGCCACGCTGCCGTCGGCTTGGCGGGCCGTCAGGCCGGACACGTAGACCATCTGGCCGACGCCGCTCACCTGGACGGCCTGGGTGAAGCCCTTGACGGGCACGTGGTACCCGTCGATGTTGAGCGGCTGGCGGCTCACTGGGCCACCCCGGCCAGGTACTGGCCGTAACCGGCCTCGCCCAGGACCTGGCGGTCCTTGGCGATGGTGGTCCCCCGCAGCATGGTGAGCTCGACGACACCGGTCACCTGGCGACCGATGTAGGGCGTCCAACCCACCTTGGTCTGGAGGCCCTCGTCGGTGAGCACCACCTGACGGCGCGGGTCGACGAGCACCAGGTCGGCGTCCGAACCGGGCAGCAGGGCGCCCTTGCGGGGGAAGATGCCCAGGAGGCGGGCTGGGGCTTCGCTGAGCAGCTCCACCGCCCGGCGCAGCGAGAGCACGCCCTCGGACACGTCGGTGAGGGTGATGCTGTACTGCCAGTCGTACTGGGGCGACCCCATGGCTGCGTTCCAGGCGTCGTGGTCGAGGACCTCGATCTCCTCCAGCGTGTGGGGGGCGTGGTCAGAGTCGATCATGTCGATGGTGCCGTCGGCCAGCGCTTGCCAGATGGCGGCCATGCGCTCGGGGTCCTCGGTGATGTAACCGCCCGGGCAGGCTCGGCCCTTCAGGCGGGCGAGATCGTCTCGAGTGAGGTGGTAGTACTTGGGATCGACCGAGGCGGTCACCCGCTGGCCCCGCTCCTTGGCCTCCCGCAGGAGCTGCAGGCTGCCCCGCGAGTGCGTGTGCACCACCTGGAGCCGCACGTCCGTCAGTGCCTGGAGGTTCACGAGCGTGTTGACGGCGGTGTGCCATATGGCCTCGGTGGTGTAGACCTCGCTGAAGGTCTGCCAGTTCGGGGGCTTGCCGGCCGCGAAGGCCTCGGTCGAGAGCTGTTCGAACAGCGACTGGTTGAAGGGGTGCAGCAGGCAGGGCAGACCCACCTCGGAGATCGTCCGGAAGACCTGGATCAGGCGACCCTCGTCGTTGACCGCCAGGCGGGGATCGTGGGGGTAGGCCCCCGACACCTGGAAGATCTTGAAGCCGGTGGCGCCGGCCGCGGCCATCTTCTTCACCTGGACCGGATCGGTCCCGGCCGCCCAGTGGCCCCAGTCGATGATCGACTTGGCCGCTGCGAGGTCGCGCTTGACCTCGAACTGCTCGAGCGTGTCGGTGGGCGGCTCAACGTTGGGCATGTCGATCATGGTGGTGATGCCGCCTACGGCGGCGGCCCGGGAGGCGGTGTGGAAGTCCTCCTTGTGGGTGTAGCCGGGCTCGCGGGTGTGGGCGTGGGTGTCGATGATGCCGGGCAGCACCCACTTGCCGGTGGCGTCGATGACCTCGGCGGCGTCGGCCTGCTCCCCTGGCCGGAGGATGCCCACGATGGAGCTCCCATCGATGAGCACGTCGGCGGGCACGAGCTGGCCTCGGACCATGACGTCGCCACCGCTGATCCTCGTCTTGTACTGCGGCACGGCCGTTCCTTTCTGTGGGGGGAGGGTCGGTCATGCGGTGGTGGTGGCGGTCGCCGTCGCACCCCGAGGCGACGCCAAGGCGGCGCGCAGCGCCGGCAGCACCTCTGCGCCGAGGAGTTCGTGGGCATCCTCGTACTCGTCGAACTGGAGGCGCAGGTCGAAGACGAGCTCGTCGATGCCGAGGTCGTGGAACTCCATGACCTGCTCGACCACGTCGTCGGGGGTCCCGCACACCACGAGGCCGCGAAGGTCTTCGACCGTGCGGAACTCGCCCGATGGGGGCTTGAGCCAGAACTTGGCGCCGCCCGAGCTGTGGGCTACCTCGTCGACGGGCACCTTCGCCACCGCCGCCTCTCGGGTCGGGGCCACCACGACCAGCGGCTGGATGATGGTGTGCATCTCCGAGGCGCGCTCGCCGGCGTAGTCCTCCAGGTAGCGGAGGCGGGCCTCGAGCGTGCTCATGGGGAGCCGCCCGGGGTACCAGCCATCGGTGTGGTCCACCGCCCGACGGATCGACTTGGGGGTGTTGCCGCCGTAGACCACGGGAATGGGCTCGACGGGGGTGGGGAACAGCTCCACGTCGTCGACGTCGAACACCTGCCCGTGGAAGTCCACCAGGCCGTCATCCCAGGCGTCGCGGAAGATGGCCACCGTCTCGACGAGGATCTCCTCGCGCCGCTCGACGTCGAAGCCGGCCCCGGCGAACTCGGCCGGGCTGAAGCCGAGCCCGACGCCGGCCACGACCTTGCCGCCGTTGAGGAACGACAGGCTGGAGAACTCTTGGGCCAGCTTGAGCGGCCAGCGGATGGGGATGACCACGCCCGTGCCCAGCACCATCCCCTCGGTGACGGCCGAGATGGCCGCTAGGGTCACGAAGGCGTCGATGAAGGTCTTGTCGGGTGCCCTCCATGCCGTGGGGCGACCAGATGAGGTGGTCACGCACCCACAGCGACTCGAAGCCGACCTGCTGGCTGCGAGCCGAGAGCTCGATGATGGCCCGCCGGTCGACCAGTTCGCCGAAGTGGGGGACGAGGTTGCCCAGCCTCATGGCGTCCACCCGACGCCCTCGGGCAGGAGGTGGGCGATCTGGGGCCGCTCGACGTCCTCGACGTCCACGGGGTCGTCGACGATGTGGAAGTCTCGCCCCGCGGGCGCGTAGATCTCGATGACCCGTACCGGCCCCTAGCTGTGATGTCCAGGGAGGTTGTCCCGTCATGTGGCGGTGAGTCGGCCTGACAGGTGAAAGCCTCCGGTTGTGAAGTGAAGTCGTTGGCGGTGACTTCAACTTCACGGTCGTAGGCAGCTTCGGTCTCGTCGTCGCCGGCGTTGATCATCATGTCTCCAGCGGCGAATCCGCTCCGCTACACCCGGGTCGACCCACCGTCGTTGTCGAGGTCCGCGTCGCCCTCCGCACACCGCCACGACTTCGGCCTGGAGTCCTAGCCCGAGGGAATTGACGTGGTCTCAGCCCCATGTCCAGCCTCTGACCTGAGGTGATGTGTGGGGCCGCCTGTCGGAATCGAACCCGTCGACCTATTCATTACGAGAACCGTACTCATGGCCACCTAGGGCATCTACCTGCAACAACATCCCCAGAGCTGACCTCTGGAGCACCCGAACTCGCACCAGCCACCGCCGTTTCGCACCACATTCCGCACCGCGAGGCACCCGTTCAGCAAGCGCGCGTCATGCGGCAGGCAATCTCGATCGGCAAGCCCTCCGCGTTCTCCGCCTCCTCGGGCATGACTGAGTTGTTGCGGTCAACGGACTCGCCGGCTCCTTCCCCAAGGTCGGCGGGTCCGTCTCGGCTTGGAGCCGGGGCAGGGCATGTCCTCGAGGGAATGCCTGCAGCGTGTGCTCATGATCTTCGGAACTCAGGGCTGAGCTCGGCCTTGATGACGGCATGGTGGCGGCGGCACTCCTCCGACCTGATGTTGTCGCTCCCTCTTGACAGTCCGTGGCGCCAAGTAATATGAACATGACGTAGCATTCATGTTTGGAGAGGGTCGGCATGGGCGGTGCAGTGATCCTCGGAGGTGCTCGGACCTCGTTCGGTCGCTTCGGCGGCGAGCTTGCCGGCTACGCCAGTTGGGAGCTGGCCGGCATGGTCATCCGCACCTGTCTCGACGACCTGGGTATAGCCGGCGGCGCGGTCGGTGAGGTGATTCTCGGCGACGCCGTGCTGGCGTCGGGTGCGCTCGTGCCCGCCCGGCGTGCCGTCTTCGAGGCCGGGCTTCCGCAGGAGACGGACTCATTCACCGTCGATCGAGCGTGCTGCTCCGGCATGACCGCGATCGGGCTGGCGGCACAGAAGATCACCGCAGGTGAACATGATGTCGTCGTCGCCGGTGGTGCGCAAGCGATGTCCCAAACCCCTTGGCTGCTGCGTGCGCCGCGGACAGCCGGTAGGCCGCGGGCGGGGAACCTCGAGGCCGAAGACATCCTGCTGATGCGCTCTCCCCTCAGCGATGCGCCGATCGCCAAGTACGTGGGTGAGGTCGCCATCTCCTACGGCGTCGATCGTGCGGCACAGGACCAGTGGGCGGCACAAAGTCACCGCCGGTACTTCGCCGCCCACGATGCGGGTCTGTTCGACGATGAGATGCGGGTACGTCCCGAGGGCCGCAACGGACCACTCGAGGTGGACGAACAAGCCCGGCGGGACACCGACGCCGAGAAGCTTGGCGGTCTCAAGACGGTTTACCGCAGTCCCACAGTCACGGCTGGCAACGCGCCAGGCTTGAACGACGGCGCGGCGGTCGTGGTATTGGCCAGCGAGGCCTACGCGAAGTCTCACGGCCTGACCCCGCTGGGACGCGTGGTCGGCCACACCGGCATGTCAGGTGCACCGGACTCGTCCGCGTATCTGCCGGCGCACGCGCTGCAACGTCTTCTGGACGTCGCCGGATACAAGGTGAAGGACATAGCCGTACTCGAGATCAACGAGGCTTTCGCGGCCACTGCGCTGGTCAGCCTCAAGGTTCTCACCGAAGGCGACCACGATTTGCGTCGGGACGTGGGGGAACGGCTGAACCCCAACGGGGGAGCGGTCGCCATCGGCCATCCGACGGGCGCCAGTGGTGCGCGAATCACATTGACGGCGGCCCTGGAAGCTCGGCGTCGAGGCGGAGGGCTTGCGGCAGCGTCGGTATGCGGCGGCTTCGGCCAGGCCGACGCGATCCTCATCGACGTCGCCTAGCCGCGACGGCTGCACGAAAAGGCGTCAAAACCCGAACACGAGAGTCAGGGCCATACCCGTCGCCCTACTGCGCACGCTGCACAGGGAGGTTCGATGTACTGGTTCTCCCAGCTGCTCAACGGCATCTCCTTGGGCATGGTCTATTACCTGCTCGCGGCCGGGCTCACCTTGACGCTTGGTGTGATGCGAGTGGTCAACCTGACCCACGGTTCGTTCTACCTGATCGGTGGATACGTCGCCCTGTCTGCGATTCGTGCATTCGACAGTCACGTCCTTGCCGCCGCGCTCGCGGCTGCTGCGGGACTCGTGCTGGGCCTCGTCGTGTATCTGCTCATTCGCAATGTAGGCAACGACCTCATGCGGCAGGCCACTCTCACGTTCGGGCTCATCTTCGTCATTGGTGACCTCGCGCTTCTCCTCTGGGGCGGCAGCATCATCACGTTGTCGACACCGGGCATTCTCAGCGAGGCCGTCCACATCGGCTCGTTTCAGTACTCGAGCTACCGGCTGTTCCTTCTCGTCCTCGGTGCTCTCGTCGCCGTCGTACTCGAGTTGTGTGAACGACGCACGATGGTCGGCGCCGTGGTACGTGCCGTGACCGACGACCCGCAGATGGCTGGGGCCGTGGGGCGCAATCCAGCCATCGTCGCGTGCGCCACGTTCGCGGCCGGCGGTCTGCTGGCCGGCGTCGGTGGGCTCCTGGGTGGTCCAATCATCGGCCTCTACCCGGGCGCTGACTTCAACGTCCTGCTCAGCGCCTTTCTGGTCGTCATCATCGGAGGGATGGGCAGCCTGACGGGCTCGTTGATCGGGGCACTCGTCGTCGGCATCGTCGACACCTTGGGGAGGGTCGCGTTCCCAGAAGTCGGTGGATCGGTGCTCTTCGTCGTCATGTTGGCCCTGTTGGCATTGCGGCCAAACGGTCTCCTTGGCGCACGCGCGTAGGTAGAGGAGCGCATGATGGGGACGAAGACCAAAGCGATCGTCACAGTCGTGGCTCTCGCCTGCGCCTGCGGCGTACCAGCCTTCCTTCCGGCGTATCAGGTGACCGTTGCGACGACGACGGCGATCTTTGCCATCTTCGCGCTCGGCCTCAGCCTTCCTATGCGGCACGGCGGACTACCGAGTCTCGGTCATGCCGCCTTCTACGGTGTCGGTGGCTACGCGGTCGCGCTTCTCACCTTGCACGGCGTGACGAACATGGCCTTGTCGATTCTGGTTGCCGTCGCGGCGAGCACGCTGTTCGCGCTTGTCGTCGGACCGATTCTGCTCAGGACCCGGGCCGACTACTTCCTCATGGCGACACTCGCCGTCGGTCAGATCCTGTTCAACCTCACACAGCGGTTCACCGAGGTGACTGGCGGCGAGAACGGCATCACCGGGATGACGGCTGCGTCCGTCTTCGGCGTCAACCTGGGTGAACGTACGAACTTCTATTACCTCTCACTCGTCACGCTGGTGGCCGTGGCCATTCTGGTCGGAGCGCTGGCCCGAGCACCGTTCGGTCATCTGCTCCGCGCGGGACGCGACAGTGCCAAGCGCACCAGCGCGCTTGGGGTGAACGTCTACCGGACGAACCTGACCGCATTGCTCTGGAGCGCCCCCATCTCCGGTCTTGCCGGCGCGCTCGCTTCCTACCAGAGTGGTTTCGTCACACCGGAGGCGTTCTCGGTCGCGACATCCGGTGCTGCGTTTCTCATGGTGGCGGTGGGCGGCCCGGCCTTCGTCGCCGGCCCCATCCTCGGTGCGATCGTCATCGAAGGTCTTTCCGGAGTTCTCTCCCTCTACACCGACCGGACGAACCTCATACTTGGCCTCGTCTACGTGGTGATAGCGCTTCGGGTCTGGCGCGCGTTCACGAAGTCGAGCATCGGGAAGCGCGTGACGAGTCGCGTGTCTCGACTCGTTAAGCGCCGCGCAGAACCTGATCAGCCGGACGGTCCCGTCGTGGCGCAGCAGGCCAATGACCAGCTCGCCCCCGAGCACGAGTCGGCGTCCACACGGAGGTCGGAGTCATGATCAGCGCCGAGAGCATTACCCGACGTTTCGGCGGGCTGCATGCCTTGCGTGGGGTGTCACTGGCGGTCGAGCAGGGTGAACGACGCGCCCTGATTGGCCCCAACGGTGCGGGGAAGACCACTCTGCTCAACGTCCTCTCGGGCGTCGACCGTCCGACGAGTGGCACCGTCAGGTACAAGAGCCGCGCCATCACCACCATGCCCCCACACCGACGCGCTGCTCTCGGAATCGGACGCACTTTCCAAGTGGCAGACCTCTTCGACGATCTGCCCGTGGTGCGCAACCTGGAGCTCGCCATATGTGGACGTGAGCGACTGACGTTCCGGACGTTGCGATCGTTGAGCCGTCATCGTGAGATCGCCGACGAAGCCGTCGAGTCGACACGCCGATGGGGGCTGGAGAACCATGCGGACATCCAGGTAGGGAAGCTCGCCTACGGTGTCCGTCGGATCGTCGAGATAGCGATGGCGATGATGTCCCGGCCCGATCTGTTGTTGCTCGACGAACCGGCCGCCGGCCTGTCGACAGAAGAGATAACCACCCTCATGGACGTGGTGAGCGGTCTCGATCCACAGCTCACCACGATCCTGGTGGAACACAACATGGACGTCGTCTTCGCACTGTGCGAGCGAGTGACCGTACTTGCCACCGGCGAGCTGATCGCGGACGGATCTCCTGAAGAGATCCGCTCCAACGACGACGTCATCCGCGCCTACCTCGGGATGCGGCTATGAGCGACCCCTTGCTCGCGCTGCGCGAGGTCAGCACGTACTACGGGGCCGCGCTCGCCTTGGACCGGCTGTACCTCGACGTTCACCCCGGTGAATGCGTGGCAGTTCTTGGCCCCAACGGCGCGGGGAAAACCACCATGGCGCAGACCATCGCCGGACTCACTCCGCCGCGTACGGGTCAGGTGCTCTTCCAAGACGTCGACATCGCTGGATGGTCGCCGCGCCGCATCGCACGTAGTGGCGTCGCACTGGTGCCTCAAGGCCGGCGGATATTCGGTTCGCTCACCACGGAAGAGAACCTGCGAGTCGCCGTGTCCTCGCGGCAGGGGACCGCCTGGACGCTGTCAGACATCTACGAGCTCTTTCCTCGCCTGTACGAGCGGCGACGGCAGCGCGGCGGAACCCTGAGCGGCGGTGAACAACAGATGCTCGCCCTCGGTCGTGGACTGCTGACCTCACCGCGTCTGCTCATTCTGGACGAGCCCACCGAGGGATTGGCGCCGGTCATCATCGACGGCATCGTCGACGTCCTCAGCAGGCTCAAAGCGGACCGTGTCTCCCTGCTGATCGCCGAGCAGCGCACCGAGTTCGCCTTGAGCCTGGCCGACACGGTGGCACACGTCGCCCCGGGTGGCCGGATCACGTTCCACGGAAGCGTGGCGTCGTTCCGTCAACTGGGTGCCCAAGGAACGACCGACGAGCTAGCGGCACCTGATCGAAGCCGAGGTGCCACGTCGACAACGGACGCAGTAACAGACGAGGAGTGACGACACATGCATGCACAGTCCAGCGCACCGTGGCGGCATGGCCGGCGTTTCCGGCTGTCGGCCGCGATAGGCGCCCTCCTGGCCCTCGTCGCGGTGACGGCATGTCAGGGCGGCGGCGGCCCGGCCGATGACGCGGTGAAGATCGGCATCCTCGCACCTGAAACCGGAGTCTTCGCCGCGTACGGACCGAAGGTCATCAGGGATCCGATCAATCTCTGGTTGTCCAGTAACGGCAACAAGATCGACGGGCGCCCGGTCGAGGTGGTGAAGGCGGACACCAAGAGCACCCCCCAGGGTGCCTTGCGCGCCGCACGCCAGCTCGTGGAGCGTGATGACGTCGACGTCGCCATCGGCCTCGTCAACTCCGCTGCCGCACTCGCGGTGCGCAACTACCTCGACCAGAACAAGGTCGTCACGCTCGTCACGGTGGCCGGCGCCGAGGAACTCACCCAGGAGCAGAAGAGCAAGTACATCTTCCGCGTGGGCTTCGCCAACAGCCAGTTCCACGGTTCTGGGGCCGTCATCGCGCAGAAGGCCGGAGTCAAGTCGATCGCCGCCATCGCCGACGACTACGTTGCTCCGCGCCAGCTGCTCGACCCGTTCCTCCGTGACGCCAAGGAGCTCGGCATCACGGTGAAGAAGGCCGTATACGCGCCGTTCCCCACCACCGACTATGGGCCCTATCTCTCTCAGCTGCGTAGCGTCAGCGGAGACGTCCAGGCGATCGCACCGATGATGTTCGGTGCCGACGGAGTCGCCTTCTTCACCCAGTACAAACAGGCGGGCTTCGACATACCCCTGTACACATTCGGCGACGTGACCGAACAGACCATCTTCTTGGACCAGGTCAAGGAGAACGCCATCGGTAGTGAGACGTACTGGAGCTACAGTCCCTGGCTCGACACCAAGGCGAACAACTCGTTCCGCGAAGCGTACGTCAAGAAGTACAAGCGGCTGCCGGGCGCGTTCTCGATGCAGTCGTACGCCGCGATGCAGTTCCTGCACGCGGGTGTAGCCAAGGCGGGTGAGGAGTTCGGCGAGAGTGACTCCCTCGTATCGGCGCTGGAAGGTGTCACCGTCGACTCACCGGGTGGCAAGCTCACGTTCGACGAGGGTCACGGGGTCAACTGGAACGTCTACCTCAACAAGGTGGTGAAAGGCCCCGATGGTCGAGTGACACAGATACCGACAGGACCCTGGATCGAGAGCCAGCCTCAACGGTCCTCGATCAAGCAGGCTCTCGACAACTACCACTCGTCGGGTGCGCCAGTCACGGAAGCCGCAAAGCAAGCTGTCGCCAAGGCAAAGTGAACCGGAGGCTCATAGGTGGGTGTCGTTGACGCACACGTCCACGTGTACGACGAAGGATTCTGGCCTGCCCGCTGGTTCGACAGCGTTGCCCACCGATGGGCACACCAGCCGCTCGAGCGACGTGATCCCGAAATCGTCCGTCCACGCATCGAGAGCGGTATGGCAGACCCGGACGGATCGAACCTGATCGCTCAGATGGACACGGCCGGGATCGACAAGGCAGTGATCCTGACCCTGGACTGGGAGCTCGGCATCGGAGAGCCGAGCAAGGTCTCCATCGAGCAGATCCACGAGCGTTACCACAACATGGTGGAACTGCACGGTGACCGACTGGTCGCCTTCGCCGGCATCGACCCCCGCCGAGACAACGCGGTGGAACTGCTCGAATGGGCGGTTCAGCGACTCGATATGCGTGGCCTGAAGGTCTATCCGCCTGCGGGCTTCTACCCGTACGACACGCGCCTCTATCCCCTTTACGAGCGATGCCAGGCATGGGGCCTGCCTGTCGTGATTCACACCGGGACGACCATCGCCATGCTGCGACCGCGGTTCGCCAATCCACTCGGCGTGCAGGACGTCCAGATCGACTTCCCCAAGCTCACCATCTGGATGGCCCACGCCGGATTCCCGTGGTGGTGGGACGAGGCCGTGTCGGTCGCCGAGACATCGGCCTCCACCTACCTCGAGCTGTCGAACTGGGAGGAGGAGGCATATCAGCACGAGGAGCGCGTCATTCGCCGTATCGCCGATGCCCGCGACCGAATCGGTGCACACCGCATCCTGTTCGGCACGGATCACTTCTCCGGTCCCAGGTACCGCGGCGAGGACAAGCTCGTCAGCTGGACGCGATGGGTCAGCGGCTTGAGCGAGCGCGCCGCGCGCTACGGAGTCGAGTTCTCCGACGAGGAGGTCGGCCTGATCCTGGGAGGCAATGCCGAGAGATGCCTAGTTCTCGCGCCGAAAGTGTAGAGAGGAACTCGCGTGCACCTGTTGGATCCTGAGGTCGAGAAGGCCACGCCGGCCGAGCTGCGGCGGCTGCAGTGGGAAGGTCTCGACCGCTTCCTCCGCGACCGTGTCTGGTCGAATCCCTTCTATGCACACAAGTACGCGTTGGCCGGTGTTCGGCAGCGCTCCATAACCGATCAGGGGGCCTTCACGTCGCTGCCGACGGTGGACAAGAGCCAGATCCTGGAGGACGTACGCCAACATCCACCGTTCGGATCACGGTCAGTGCTCGATGACTCGGACCTACGGCAGGTGGTGGAGACGACGGGAACGTCGGGCCGAGGCCGCGAGCGGTATCCACTCAACCAGACGGACGTCGACGGGGTACGGGCCATGGAACGCTTCGGTTTCCACTGGGCCGGTGTCACGAAGGGCAGCGTAGTGATGAGCTGCCTTCCCCTCACGACGCGCGCCGCCGGCCAGTGGTACCACGATGCGGTGCGCAGCCTCGGTGGCGTCTTCCTGGCTACCGGCAACTACGACACCGCAGAGAAGCTCCGCTACCTCTCCGAGTACGACGTCAGCCTGCTGTGCGCCAGCAGCCCGTCATACCTGCGCCGACTCGAGGTCGCCGCGTTGAACGAGGGCATGTCTCCACGCGACTTCGGAGTGAGAGCGATCATGGTCGCAGGTGAGCCGTTCTCGATCGATTGGCTCGTCGAGCGGGAGGAGGTCTGGGGCGCGCGAATCTTCGAACAGTACGGGTCCACGCAACGCGCGATCGCCTGGTGCTGCGATCGCGGCGCCGTGCCGGGAGGTGGCCGTGGCGTCCTGCATACGCTGCCGCATCTCGCCCTGTACGAGGTCGTCGATCCCGAGACCGGCGAGGAGGTGGCCGACGGTGAGGCGGGTGAGCTCATCATCACCCCGTTCTCGGCGACGTCGGCATCTCCGCTGGTGAGATTCGCCACCGGCGACCGGGTGACCAAGCTGCCCGCTGACGCTTGCCCTTGCGGCCGTACGTTGCCTGCCTTCGAGGCCGGCACGGTCGAACGGTACGACAACGTGTTCCGCGCCAGGGGTGTCAACTTCGCCGTCTCCGACATCGATGATGTCGTGCTGAACTCGGGCGCGCGCGAGTATCAGGCGAGGATCTACATCGACCAGCGAACCGGACGCGAAGAGCTCGAAATCCTCGCTGAGCTCGAACCCGGGCCTGATCACGGAGAAACGACACTGCGCGAGATCGCCACCCGGCTGCGTGACGCGATGGGTCTACGGTTCGACGTTCGGACGTACGAAGGTTCGAGCCTACTTCCTGAGGGCAAGAGCGATCTGATCAAGCGCCAGCGATGGTCGGATCAACGAGAGTCCCGAGGCGGCAGCGCCGGGACTGGGTCGTCGTCGTGATTCTCTCGAGGCCCGCGGATAGGACGTAGCCATGACATCTGACTCAACGAGGGGCACAGCCATCAAGGCGCCGGAATGGATGGTCTCGAACGTCGCGCCCTCCACGCCGCGAGGCAAGCGCACCAAGGAACGCCTCATGCAAGCCGCTGAGGAGCTGTTCCGTACCCGTCATTACAAGGACATCGCGGTGACGGACATCGCCGCGGCGGGCAAGATCTCGATCGGCAGCTTCTACCGGTATTTCGACAACAAGGAGGAGCTGTTCGTCGTCCTGTTGAGCCAGGTCTTCTGGCGGCTCTATCACGCTACTCGCGGTACCTGGCGCTCTGGCGACCCGTTCTCGGTGAACCTGCTGCGAACGACGACGACCTACCTGACGGCTTACTACGAGAACAGGCACTTCCTCCGGTCGGCACTCGAGACCACTGCGGAGTCCAACAGGGTGCGCGAGATGTGGTGGGCGGTGCGCCGGGACCTGTACACCCACATGGTCGCCAAGCTCCGTGACGACCAGGCAGCCTCATCGTTGCCTCCACTCGACCCGGAGATCACCATCCGTGCCTTGAGCGGCATGGTCGAGGAGTACGCGTTCCGGACGTTCAGCGACGAGGAGTTCGGTCCCGTTTCGGACGCCGACATCGAACCGGCTGCCCGGGTCCTGGCTGAGATCTGGTTCCGGACGCTCTTCGGCGGCAGGGAACCGGAAGCCGACCCGGCAGGCTGAAGGTGGATGGCGGGAGTCGAGGTAGCCAGCTATCATCCCCAGCGGTTTCAGGAGGTCCTTCATGACCACGTTCGGGCTCTCGATGGGAATCAGTCCACGAGAACCGACCCGGCGGGTCGTCGACCTGGCGTCTCGTGCCGAGGGGGCGGGGATCGACGCTCTCTGGATGATCGACTCGCAGCTCGTCATGCGGGATGCCTACATGTGTCTTGCGACGGCGGCATCGAGCACAAGCAGTCTCAAGCTCGGCACGGGCGTGACCAACCCCTTCACCCGGCACGCCACCGTCACAGCGAACGCGATCTCCACGCTGGACGAGCTGTCCGCCGGTCGCGCAATGCTCGGGGTCGGCGCAGGGGACAGCGCACTGTTCCCGATCGGCATGAAGCCGGCGTCCATCAAGGAGATGCGCACGTGGCTCACGCAGGTGGGTGGTCTGTTGGCAGGCGAGCAGGTCACGTTCGCGGAGAGCCACGTTGCTCTGACGACGGCCCGACGGGTGCCGATCTTCCTCTCCGCCAGTCAGCCGCGCATGATCCGTCTTGCCGGTCAGTACGCCGACGGTGTCATCTTGATGGGTATTGCCAGCCCTGACCTGATCGAGATGCAGCTGTCACAGCTCCGCGAGGGTCTGCGGGAGGCAGGCCGTCAGGACAGTGACATCGTCGTCGACTACTGGGCCACGATCTCCATCCGTGACGACCTGGACGAGGCGACCCGGGAGGTGAAGTCCTGGGCGTCCGCCCAAGCGC includes:
- a CDS encoding ATP-binding cassette domain-containing protein — protein: MLALREVSTYYGAALALDRLYLDVHPGECVAVLGPNGAGKTTMAQTIAGLTPPRTGQVLFQDVDIAGWSPRRIARSGVALVPQGRRIFGSLTTEENLRVAVSSRQGTAWTLSDIYELFPRLYERRRQRGGTLSGGEQQMLALGRGLLTSPRLLILDEPTEGLAPVIIDGIVDVLSRLKADRVSLLIAEQRTEFALSLADTVAHVAPGGRITFHGSVASFRQLGAQGTTDELAAPDRSRGATSTTDAVTDEE
- a CDS encoding ATP-binding cassette domain-containing protein; translation: MISAESITRRFGGLHALRGVSLAVEQGERRALIGPNGAGKTTLLNVLSGVDRPTSGTVRYKSRAITTMPPHRRAALGIGRTFQVADLFDDLPVVRNLELAICGRERLTFRTLRSLSRHREIADEAVESTRRWGLENHADIQVGKLAYGVRRIVEIAMAMMSRPDLLLLDEPAAGLSTEEITTLMDVVSGLDPQLTTILVEHNMDVVFALCERVTVLATGELIADGSPEEIRSNDDVIRAYLGMRL
- a CDS encoding amidohydrolase family protein, yielding MPQYKTRISGGDVMVRGQLVPADVLIDGSSIVGILRPGEQADAAEVIDATGKWVLPGIIDTHAHTREPGYTHKEDFHTASRAAAVGGITTMIDMPNVEPPTDTLEQFEVKRDLAAAKSIIDWGHWAAGTDPVQVKKMAAAGATGFKIFQVSGAYPHDPRLAVNDEGRLIQVFRTISEVGLPCLLHPFNQSLFEQLSTEAFAAGKPPNWQTFSEVYTTEAIWHTAVNTLVNLQALTDVRLQVVHTHSRGSLQLLREAKERGQRVTASVDPKYYHLTRDDLARLKGRACPGGYITEDPERMAAIWQALADGTIDMIDSDHAPHTLEEIEVLDHDAWNAAMGSPQYDWQYSITLTDVSEGVLSLRRAVELLSEAPARLLGIFPRKGALLPGSDADLVLVDPRRQVVLTDEGLQTKVGWTPYIGRQVTGVVELTMLRGTTIAKDRQVLGEAGYGQYLAGVAQ
- a CDS encoding LLM class flavin-dependent oxidoreductase; amino-acid sequence: MTTSSGRPTAWRAPDKTFIDAFVTLAAISAVTEGMVLGTGVVIPIRWPLKLAQEFSSLSFLNGGKVVAGVGLGFSPAEFAGAGFDVERREEILVETVAIFRDAWDDGLVDFHGQVFDVDDVELFPTPVEPIPVVYGGNTPKSIRRAVDHTDGWYPGRLPMSTLEARLRYLEDYAGERASEMHTIIQPLVVVAPTREAAVAKVPVDEVAHSSGGAKFWLKPPSGEFRTVEDLRGLVVCGTPDDVVEQVMEFHDLGIDELVFDLRLQFDEYEDAHELLGAEVLPALRAALASPRGATATATTTA
- a CDS encoding RidA family protein, producing MDALHRSPGDRCRRAHHAAGDHHRQGPPGPGRGRLRPVPGRGGPVSRQPLNIDGYHVPVKGFTQAVQVSGVGQMVYVSGLTARQADGSVAAVGDAAGQAREIMRSLQRMLAAAGATLDDVVRIVTYLTDIADHPAVHAVRREFFGDEPPASTSVQVVLLYDERQLVEIEATAVLP
- a CDS encoding branched-chain amino acid ABC transporter permease, with translation MYWFSQLLNGISLGMVYYLLAAGLTLTLGVMRVVNLTHGSFYLIGGYVALSAIRAFDSHVLAAALAAAAGLVLGLVVYLLIRNVGNDLMRQATLTFGLIFVIGDLALLLWGGSIITLSTPGILSEAVHIGSFQYSSYRLFLLVLGALVAVVLELCERRTMVGAVVRAVTDDPQMAGAVGRNPAIVACATFAAGGLLAGVGGLLGGPIIGLYPGADFNVLLSAFLVVIIGGMGSLTGSLIGALVVGIVDTLGRVAFPEVGGSVLFVVMLALLALRPNGLLGARA
- a CDS encoding acetyl-CoA C-acyltransferase produces the protein MERVGMGGAVILGGARTSFGRFGGELAGYASWELAGMVIRTCLDDLGIAGGAVGEVILGDAVLASGALVPARRAVFEAGLPQETDSFTVDRACCSGMTAIGLAAQKITAGEHDVVVAGGAQAMSQTPWLLRAPRTAGRPRAGNLEAEDILLMRSPLSDAPIAKYVGEVAISYGVDRAAQDQWAAQSHRRYFAAHDAGLFDDEMRVRPEGRNGPLEVDEQARRDTDAEKLGGLKTVYRSPTVTAGNAPGLNDGAAVVVLASEAYAKSHGLTPLGRVVGHTGMSGAPDSSAYLPAHALQRLLDVAGYKVKDIAVLEINEAFAATALVSLKVLTEGDHDLRRDVGERLNPNGGAVAIGHPTGASGARITLTAALEARRRGGGLAAASVCGGFGQADAILIDVA